The Macaca thibetana thibetana isolate TM-01 chromosome 19, ASM2454274v1, whole genome shotgun sequence genome has a segment encoding these proteins:
- the ZNF548 gene encoding zinc finger protein 548 isoform X2 gives MNLTEGPLVMAETDPTQGRVVFEDVAIYFSQEEWGHLDEAQRLLYRDVMLENLALLSSLGCWHGAEDEEAPSQQGFSVGMPEVTTSKSCLSTQKVHPSETCDPPLKDILCLVEHSGIHPEQDIYICEAELFQHPKQQIGENLSRGDDWIPSFGKNHRVHMAEEIFTCMEGWKDLPAASCLLQHQGPQSEWKPYRDTEDREAFQTGQNDYKCGECGKTFTCSYSLVEHQKIHTGERSYECTKCGKFFKYSANFMKHQTVHTSERTYECRECGKSFMYNYRLMRHKRVHTGERPYECSTCGKFFRYSSTFVRHQRVHTGERPYECRECGKFFMDSSTLIKHQRVHTGERPYKCNDCGKFFRYISTLIRHQRIHTGERPYECSVCGELFRYNSSLVKHWRNHTGERPYKCSECGKSFRYHCRLIRHQRVHTGERPYECSECGKFFRYNSNLIKHWRNHTGERPYECRECGKAFSHKHILVEHQKIHSGERPYECSECQKAFIRKSHLVHHQKIHSEERLVCSMSVGNSLAKTPASLNVRDFTMEKVYH, from the exons ATGAACCTGACTGAG GGTCCCCTAGTGATGGCAGAAACGGACCCTACACAG GGCCGTGTGGTCTTTGAGGACGTGGCCATATATTTCTCCCAGGAGGAGTGGGGGCACCTTGATGAGGCTCAGAGGTTGCTGTACCGCGATGTGATGCTGGAGAATTTGGCCCTGTTGTCCTCACTAG GTTGTTGGCATGGAGCTGAGGATGAGGAGGCACCTTCACAGCAAGGTTTTTCTGTAGGAATGCCAGAGGTTACAACTTCAAAGTCCTGTCTGTCCACCCAGAAGGTCCACCCTAGTGAGACATGTGACCCACCCTTGAAAGACATTCTGTGCCTGGTTGAGCACAGTGGAATTCATCCTGAGCAAGACATATATATTTGTGAGGCAGAGCTTTTTCAGCACCCAAAGCAGCAAATTGGAGAGAATCTTTCCAGAGGGGATGATTGGATACCTTCATTTGGGAAGAACCACAGagttcacatggcagaagagatcTTCACATGCATGGAGGGCTGGAAGGACTTACCAGCCGCCTCATGCCTTCTCCAGCACCAGGGCCCTCAAAGTGAGTGGAAGCCATACAGGGACACAGAGGACAGAGAAGCCTTTCAGACTGGACAAAATGATTACAAATGTGGTGAATGTGGGAAAACCTTCACCTGCAGCTATTCCCTTGTTGAGCACCAGAAAATCCACACAGGAGAAAGGTCTTATGAATGTACCAAATGTGGGAAATTCTTTAAGTACAGTGCCAATTTCATGAAACATCAGACAGTTCACACTAGCGAAAGGACTTATGAGTGCAGAGAATGTGGAAAATCCTTCATGTACAACTACCGACTCATGAGACATAAGCGAGTTCACACCGGAGAAAGGCCTTATGAGTGCAGCACATGTGGGAAATTCTTCCGGTACAGCTCCACATTTGTTAGACATCAGAGAGTCCACACTGGAGAAAGGCCGTATGAGTGCAGGGAATGTGGGAAATTCTTTATGGACAGCTCCACACTCATTAAACATCAGAGAGTTCACACCGGAGAAAGACCTTATAAGTGCAATGACTGTGGGAAGTTTTTTAGGTACATCTCTACACTCATTagacatcagagaattcacactggagaaaggccttATGAGTGCAGTGTATGTGGGGAATTGTTTAGGTACAACTCCAGCCTCGTTAAACATTGGAGAAACcacactggagaaaggccttacaaatgcagtgaatgtgggaaatcATTTAGGTACCACTGCAGACTCATTAGACACCAAAGAGTCCACACGGGAGAAAGGCCTTATGAGTGCAGCGAATGCGGGAAATTCTTTCGTTACAACTCCAACCTCATTAAACATTGGAGAAatcacactggagaaaggccttATGAGTGCAGagagtgtgggaaagcctttagcCACAAGCATATCCTTGTCGAGCACCAGAAAATCCACAGTGGAGAAAGACCTTATGAGTGCAGCGAATGCCAGAAGGCCTTTATTAGAAAGTCTCACCTGGTTCATCACCAGAAAATCCACAGTGAAGAGAGGCTTGTGTGCTCCATGAGTGTGGGGAATTCTTTAGCTAAAACTCCAGCCTCATTAAACGTCAGAGATTTCACAATGGAGAAAGTTTACCATTGA
- the ZNF548 gene encoding zinc finger protein 548 isoform X1, which translates to MAFLFPQGPLVMAETDPTQGRVVFEDVAIYFSQEEWGHLDEAQRLLYRDVMLENLALLSSLGCWHGAEDEEAPSQQGFSVGMPEVTTSKSCLSTQKVHPSETCDPPLKDILCLVEHSGIHPEQDIYICEAELFQHPKQQIGENLSRGDDWIPSFGKNHRVHMAEEIFTCMEGWKDLPAASCLLQHQGPQSEWKPYRDTEDREAFQTGQNDYKCGECGKTFTCSYSLVEHQKIHTGERSYECTKCGKFFKYSANFMKHQTVHTSERTYECRECGKSFMYNYRLMRHKRVHTGERPYECSTCGKFFRYSSTFVRHQRVHTGERPYECRECGKFFMDSSTLIKHQRVHTGERPYKCNDCGKFFRYISTLIRHQRIHTGERPYECSVCGELFRYNSSLVKHWRNHTGERPYKCSECGKSFRYHCRLIRHQRVHTGERPYECSECGKFFRYNSNLIKHWRNHTGERPYECRECGKAFSHKHILVEHQKIHSGERPYECSECQKAFIRKSHLVHHQKIHSEERLVCSMSVGNSLAKTPASLNVRDFTMEKVYH; encoded by the exons ATGGCCTTTCTCTTCCCTCAGGGTCCCCTAGTGATGGCAGAAACGGACCCTACACAG GGCCGTGTGGTCTTTGAGGACGTGGCCATATATTTCTCCCAGGAGGAGTGGGGGCACCTTGATGAGGCTCAGAGGTTGCTGTACCGCGATGTGATGCTGGAGAATTTGGCCCTGTTGTCCTCACTAG GTTGTTGGCATGGAGCTGAGGATGAGGAGGCACCTTCACAGCAAGGTTTTTCTGTAGGAATGCCAGAGGTTACAACTTCAAAGTCCTGTCTGTCCACCCAGAAGGTCCACCCTAGTGAGACATGTGACCCACCCTTGAAAGACATTCTGTGCCTGGTTGAGCACAGTGGAATTCATCCTGAGCAAGACATATATATTTGTGAGGCAGAGCTTTTTCAGCACCCAAAGCAGCAAATTGGAGAGAATCTTTCCAGAGGGGATGATTGGATACCTTCATTTGGGAAGAACCACAGagttcacatggcagaagagatcTTCACATGCATGGAGGGCTGGAAGGACTTACCAGCCGCCTCATGCCTTCTCCAGCACCAGGGCCCTCAAAGTGAGTGGAAGCCATACAGGGACACAGAGGACAGAGAAGCCTTTCAGACTGGACAAAATGATTACAAATGTGGTGAATGTGGGAAAACCTTCACCTGCAGCTATTCCCTTGTTGAGCACCAGAAAATCCACACAGGAGAAAGGTCTTATGAATGTACCAAATGTGGGAAATTCTTTAAGTACAGTGCCAATTTCATGAAACATCAGACAGTTCACACTAGCGAAAGGACTTATGAGTGCAGAGAATGTGGAAAATCCTTCATGTACAACTACCGACTCATGAGACATAAGCGAGTTCACACCGGAGAAAGGCCTTATGAGTGCAGCACATGTGGGAAATTCTTCCGGTACAGCTCCACATTTGTTAGACATCAGAGAGTCCACACTGGAGAAAGGCCGTATGAGTGCAGGGAATGTGGGAAATTCTTTATGGACAGCTCCACACTCATTAAACATCAGAGAGTTCACACCGGAGAAAGACCTTATAAGTGCAATGACTGTGGGAAGTTTTTTAGGTACATCTCTACACTCATTagacatcagagaattcacactggagaaaggccttATGAGTGCAGTGTATGTGGGGAATTGTTTAGGTACAACTCCAGCCTCGTTAAACATTGGAGAAACcacactggagaaaggccttacaaatgcagtgaatgtgggaaatcATTTAGGTACCACTGCAGACTCATTAGACACCAAAGAGTCCACACGGGAGAAAGGCCTTATGAGTGCAGCGAATGCGGGAAATTCTTTCGTTACAACTCCAACCTCATTAAACATTGGAGAAatcacactggagaaaggccttATGAGTGCAGagagtgtgggaaagcctttagcCACAAGCATATCCTTGTCGAGCACCAGAAAATCCACAGTGGAGAAAGACCTTATGAGTGCAGCGAATGCCAGAAGGCCTTTATTAGAAAGTCTCACCTGGTTCATCACCAGAAAATCCACAGTGAAGAGAGGCTTGTGTGCTCCATGAGTGTGGGGAATTCTTTAGCTAAAACTCCAGCCTCATTAAACGTCAGAGATTTCACAATGGAGAAAGTTTACCATTGA